GCGCAGCCGGTCAACGGCGCCGCCGAAGCGCGCAACTACGTGGCGCGCCTGCATGCGGTGGCGACCAAGCTCGACCAGGTGCGCGACAACCTCGACTTGCAGGCACACCACGGCGTGGTGCCACCGCGTGTGGCCCTGGAAGGTGCGGCCCTGCAGATCCGCGACCTCATGCGCGTGGGCGTGGACGGCAGCCCGTTCCTCACCACGCTGGCCCGCAAGCTCGACACCGCCCAAGGCATCGATGCGCCGCTGCGCGAAGAACTGCTGCGCGACGCACGTTCGGCCATCGAGGCCGCGACGCTGCCCGCCTATGGCCGCCTGCTCTCCCGGATCGAAGCCGCGATTGCCGTCCAGGATGCCGACGACGGCGTCTGGGCGCTGCCCGATGGCGCGGCGTATTACGCCGCGGCGCTGCGCTGGAACACCGGTGTGGGCCTCGATGCGGCACAGCTGCACGCCCTGGGTCATGCCGAAGTGCGCCGCATCCGCGAGGAAATGGCTGCGATCGTCCGCAATCGCCTGACGCTGCCGGAGAACGCGGTGATCGCGGACGATGCCGCGGTGACCGCACTGGCCGCGACACCGGCGGCCGGCCACGCGGAGATGCCCCAGGCGACGCCCGAGGCAGTGCGGGCCGCGGTACAGGCGCGGCTCGAAACGATGGCAGCGCTGCTGCCGCGCTATTTCGCCGCATCACCGACCCAACCGCTCGAGGTGCAGCTGGTGACGGCCGGTGACGAAGCGCCGGCGCCGGTCTACTACATCCCGCCCGGCGGCGACGTGCGGCCCGGCACCCTGATGCTCGACGCGGCCCAGTTGCGCGATCTGCCCGATGGCGGCCTGCCCACGCTGGTCTACCACAACGGCCTGCCCGGACATCATCTGCAGGTGGGACTCTCGCAGGCCCATCTCTCGCTGCCGCGACTGCGGCGCAGCCTCGCACCGACCGCCTTCACGGAGGGCTGGGCGATGTATGCCGAACGGCTGGCGGTCGAGATGGGCGTCTACGACGACGATCCGCAGGGCGATCTCGGGCGCCTGCGTGCCGAGCTGCTGCACGCTGCGCGGCTGGTCGTCGATACCGGCCTGCATTCGGAGCGCTGGACCCTCGCGCAGGCGCAGGCCTATCTGCGCGATGTCGCCGGCATGACCCAGGCGCAGGCGCGCAACGAGGCGCAGCGTCAGCTGGTGCGCCCCGGACGGGCCTGCGCGCATACCGTCGGCTTGCACACGCTGCTGGCGCTTCGGGCGCAGGCGCGGCATGCCCTGGGACGACGCTTCGATCTGCGCGCCTTCCACGGCGTGCTGCTGGAGAACGGTGCGCTGCCGCTGGACGTGGTGTCGGGCTCGGTCGATGCCTGGATCGACGCGGTCCGGATCGAGGACGAAGGCGGCGCCGGTTAGCGGGAACTCCGCGGCTCAGTCGTCGAGCAGCTCTGCCACTTCGATCCGCAGCGTGCGACCACCCTCGATCAGCCACGCCCTGCCCCTGACGACGATGCCGTCGCCGACGTGGGCACGGTCGACCAGACCGTCGGGGATCGCACCGCCCGAAGCAGCATCGAAGCGGACCCGTTCGGGCATCCGCGAGACCGGCTGCGGCACGTCGGGACGCAGGGCCGGCGGCTGGCCTTCCACGTCGGACACCATGTAGCCGTTCGGGCACGGCGCACGCACGCAGCGGATATTGCTCAGGTGCACACGGAACACCCCGCTGGCCAGCCGCACTTGGCCATTCGGCTGCGCTGGCACGGTGGCGGCGTTCGCCGGAAGCTCGCGTTCGGCAACCGGCAATGCGTCGGCGGGGA
The genomic region above belongs to Luteimonas chenhongjianii and contains:
- a CDS encoding DUF885 domain-containing protein; protein product: MSRSLLTVALAALMAACGQSTSVPDADGGAVDQLVDAQFDALLANDPEAMTVLGMDGPDARVAAGRLTDASLLRRAELRNALATNLAALDDIDDEAFAPQQQRTIGMARWFYRSQADLLAFDWSPAWLPLATNPYAVDQLSSIPMALPGFFASAQPVNGAAEARNYVARLHAVATKLDQVRDNLDLQAHHGVVPPRVALEGAALQIRDLMRVGVDGSPFLTTLARKLDTAQGIDAPLREELLRDARSAIEAATLPAYGRLLSRIEAAIAVQDADDGVWALPDGAAYYAAALRWNTGVGLDAAQLHALGHAEVRRIREEMAAIVRNRLTLPENAVIADDAAVTALAATPAAGHAEMPQATPEAVRAAVQARLETMAALLPRYFAASPTQPLEVQLVTAGDEAPAPVYYIPPGGDVRPGTLMLDAAQLRDLPDGGLPTLVYHNGLPGHHLQVGLSQAHLSLPRLRRSLAPTAFTEGWAMYAERLAVEMGVYDDDPQGDLGRLRAELLHAARLVVDTGLHSERWTLAQAQAYLRDVAGMTQAQARNEAQRQLVRPGRACAHTVGLHTLLALRAQARHALGRRFDLRAFHGVLLENGALPLDVVSGSVDAWIDAVRIEDEGGAG